One genomic window of Cupriavidus malaysiensis includes the following:
- a CDS encoding ABC transporter permease: MMTMTSAQQRRVQRVAPWILLGAVLVLWQGACLVFDVSDFILPSPASIATALFQYWDVIGGHAWRTFWTTMAGFALAIGVGVVLGLVMGSSRLAYAAGYPLMTAFNALPKAAFVPILVVWFGLGVGPAILTAFLISFFPIMVNIATGLATLEPELEDVLRVLGAKRRDVLFKVGLPRAMPFFFASLKVAITLAFVGTTVSEMNAANEGVGYLLVSAGSAMKMPLAFAGLVVIAVMAMLMYELFAVLEKRMTGWAHRG, from the coding sequence ATGATGACGATGACCTCCGCCCAGCAACGCCGCGTGCAGCGCGTGGCCCCGTGGATCCTGCTCGGCGCCGTGCTGGTGCTGTGGCAGGGCGCCTGCCTCGTGTTCGACGTGTCGGACTTCATCCTGCCCAGTCCCGCCAGCATCGCCACGGCGCTGTTCCAGTACTGGGATGTGATCGGCGGCCACGCCTGGCGCACCTTCTGGACCACCATGGCGGGCTTCGCGCTGGCCATCGGCGTGGGCGTGGTGCTGGGCCTGGTGATGGGCTCCTCGCGCCTGGCCTATGCCGCGGGCTACCCGCTGATGACGGCCTTCAACGCGCTGCCCAAGGCCGCCTTCGTGCCCATCCTGGTGGTGTGGTTCGGCCTTGGCGTGGGGCCGGCCATCCTGACCGCCTTCCTGATCTCCTTCTTCCCTATCATGGTCAACATCGCCACCGGGCTGGCCACGCTGGAGCCGGAGCTGGAGGACGTGCTGCGGGTGCTCGGCGCCAAGCGCCGCGACGTGCTGTTCAAGGTCGGCCTGCCGCGCGCGATGCCGTTCTTCTTCGCCTCGCTGAAGGTGGCGATCACGCTGGCCTTCGTCGGGACCACCGTTTCCGAGATGAACGCCGCCAACGAGGGGGTCGGCTATCTGCTGGTCTCGGCCGGCTCGGCGATGAAGATGCCGCTGGCCTTCGCCGGCCTGGTGGTGATCGCGGTGATGGCGATGCTGATGTACGAGCTGTTCGCCGTGCTGGAGAAGCGCATGACGGGGTGGGCGCACCGGGGCTAG
- a CDS encoding Lrp/AsnC family transcriptional regulator, producing the protein MDRYDRQILEILQDDATVPVAELGERVGLTATPCWRRVQKLEESGVIRKRVALLDPARLNVGVTVFVSVRTSQHNDRWLKQFHALVASIAEVTEFYRMAGDTDYLLRVVVPDIAAYDRVYKKLIQGAELADVSSSFAMEQIKYTTALPLDYA; encoded by the coding sequence ATGGACCGCTACGACAGACAGATACTGGAAATCCTGCAGGACGACGCCACCGTGCCGGTGGCGGAACTCGGCGAGCGCGTCGGACTGACCGCGACGCCCTGCTGGCGCCGCGTACAGAAGCTGGAGGAAAGCGGCGTGATCCGCAAGCGGGTGGCGCTGCTGGACCCGGCCCGGCTCAATGTCGGCGTGACCGTGTTCGTCTCGGTACGCACCAGCCAGCACAACGACCGGTGGCTGAAGCAATTCCACGCACTGGTCGCCTCCATCGCCGAAGTGACCGAGTTCTATCGCATGGCCGGTGACACCGACTACCTGCTGCGGGTGGTCGTGCCGGACATCGCCGCCTATGACCGTGTCTACAAGAAGCTGATCCAGGGAGCGGAACTGGCCGACGTCAGCTCCAGTTTCGCGATGGAGCAGATCAAGTACACCACCGCGCTGCCGCTGGATTACGCCTAG
- a CDS encoding LysR family transcriptional regulator: MEIKWLEDFVSLAETHSFSRSAELRHVTQPAFSRRIQSLEAWVGTELIDRSSYPTRLTSAGKVFYEQALAMLAQVSETRALMRGQRSSNGLVLEFAVPHTLSLTFFPEWLKALEGKLGTLPCRLRALNVHDAVLMLVEGGCDLVMVYHHARQAIQLDPAHYDMLVLGVERLSPYSAPDADGKPLYRLPGTERKPVPFLSYTANAFLGRMVDLLLADSGEDFKLDKCYETDMAEALKVMALAGHGMAFLPESAVRDEVAQGRLVRAEAARAAPLSIEMEIRLYRARPGEGGVERRGGPARRKRQLVDQVWASLSEA, translated from the coding sequence ATGGAAATCAAATGGCTTGAAGACTTCGTCAGCCTGGCGGAAACGCACAGCTTCTCGCGCTCGGCCGAACTGCGCCATGTGACGCAGCCGGCTTTTTCACGGCGTATCCAGTCGCTCGAGGCCTGGGTGGGCACCGAACTGATCGACCGCTCCAGCTATCCGACCCGCCTGACATCGGCGGGGAAAGTCTTCTATGAACAGGCGCTGGCCATGCTGGCCCAGGTCAGCGAGACGCGCGCGCTGATGCGCGGACAGCGGTCGTCCAATGGCCTGGTGCTCGAATTCGCCGTGCCGCATACGCTGTCGCTGACCTTCTTCCCGGAATGGCTCAAGGCATTGGAGGGCAAGCTCGGCACGCTGCCGTGCCGGCTGCGCGCGCTCAACGTGCATGATGCCGTGCTGATGCTGGTGGAGGGAGGTTGCGACCTGGTCATGGTCTATCACCATGCGCGCCAGGCCATCCAGCTCGATCCGGCCCACTACGACATGCTGGTGCTCGGGGTCGAGCGGCTGTCGCCCTACAGCGCGCCGGACGCGGATGGCAAGCCCCTGTACCGGCTGCCCGGCACGGAGCGCAAGCCCGTGCCCTTCCTCAGCTACACCGCCAATGCCTTCCTCGGGCGCATGGTCGACCTCCTGCTGGCCGACAGCGGCGAGGACTTCAAGCTCGACAAATGCTACGAGACGGACATGGCAGAGGCGCTCAAGGTGATGGCGCTGGCCGGCCACGGCATGGCCTTCCTGCCGGAGAGCGCGGTGCGCGACGAGGTGGCGCAGGGCCGCCTGGTGCGTGCCGAAGCGGCGCGCGCGGCACCGCTTTCCATCGAGATGGAGATCCGCCTGTACCGGGCCCGGCCTGGCGAGGGTGGGGTCGAGCGGCGCGGCGGCCCGGCACGGCGCAAGCGGCAACTGGTCGACCAGGTCTGGGCCAGTCTGAGCGAGGCCTGA
- a CDS encoding Glu/Leu/Phe/Val family dehydrogenase, with the protein MSSAVPLHVPSHEHALPSYLNAAELGPWGIYLKQVDRVTPYLGSLARWVETLKRPKRALIVDVPIELDNGTIAHFEGYRVQHNLSRGPGKGGVRFHQDVTLSEVMALSAWMSVKNAAVNVPYGGAKGGIRVDPRTLSHGELERVTRRYTSEINIIIGPTKDIPAPDVNTNAQVMAWMMDTYSMNSGSTATGVVTGKPISLGGSLGRHEATGRGVFVVGSEAARNLGMEIKGARVAVQGFGNVGAVAAKLFHEAGAKVVAVQDHRTTLYNPAGLDVPAMMEYASHSGTIEGFRGETLSTEQFWQVDCDILIPAALEGQITAKNAPQIQAKLIIEGANGPTTPEADDILRERNILVAPDVIANAGGVTVSYFEWVQDFSSFFWTEEEINQRLVRIMQEAFRAIWQVAQDNKVTLRTAAFIVACTRILQAREMRGLYP; encoded by the coding sequence ATGTCATCCGCCGTACCGCTTCACGTTCCTTCCCACGAACATGCCCTGCCTTCCTACCTGAATGCGGCCGAACTCGGCCCCTGGGGCATCTATCTCAAGCAAGTCGACCGCGTCACGCCCTACCTGGGCTCGCTGGCGCGCTGGGTCGAGACCCTGAAGCGTCCCAAGCGCGCGCTGATCGTCGACGTGCCCATCGAGCTGGACAACGGTACCATCGCCCACTTCGAGGGCTACCGCGTGCAGCACAACCTCTCGCGCGGCCCTGGCAAGGGCGGCGTGCGCTTCCACCAGGACGTGACCCTGTCGGAAGTGATGGCCCTGTCGGCCTGGATGTCGGTGAAGAACGCGGCGGTCAACGTGCCCTACGGCGGCGCCAAGGGCGGCATCCGCGTCGACCCGCGCACGCTGTCGCACGGTGAGCTGGAGCGCGTCACCCGCCGCTATACCAGCGAGATCAACATCATCATCGGGCCGACCAAGGACATCCCGGCGCCCGACGTCAACACCAATGCCCAGGTGATGGCGTGGATGATGGACACCTATTCGATGAATTCCGGCAGCACCGCCACCGGCGTGGTGACGGGCAAGCCGATCTCGCTGGGCGGCTCGCTGGGCCGCCACGAGGCGACCGGCCGCGGTGTGTTCGTGGTCGGCAGCGAGGCTGCCCGCAACCTGGGCATGGAGATCAAGGGCGCCCGCGTGGCGGTGCAGGGCTTCGGCAACGTGGGCGCGGTCGCGGCCAAGCTGTTCCATGAAGCCGGTGCCAAGGTGGTGGCGGTGCAGGACCACCGCACCACGCTGTACAACCCGGCCGGCCTGGACGTGCCGGCGATGATGGAGTATGCCTCGCACAGCGGCACCATCGAAGGCTTCCGCGGCGAGACGCTCAGCACCGAGCAGTTCTGGCAGGTCGATTGCGACATCCTGATCCCGGCCGCGCTGGAAGGCCAGATCACCGCCAAGAATGCGCCGCAGATCCAGGCCAAGCTGATCATCGAGGGCGCCAACGGCCCGACCACGCCGGAGGCCGACGACATCCTGCGCGAGCGCAACATCCTGGTGGCCCCCGACGTGATCGCCAACGCCGGCGGCGTGACGGTGTCCTACTTCGAGTGGGTGCAGGACTTCTCCAGCTTCTTCTGGACCGAGGAGGAGATCAACCAGCGCCTGGTACGGATCATGCAAGAGGCCTTCCGGGCAATCTGGCAGGTTGCCCAGGACAACAAGGTGACCCTGCGCACGGCGGCGTTTATCGTCGCCTGCACGCGGATCCTGCAGGCGCGCGAGATGCGTGGTCTCTATCCCTGA
- a CDS encoding glutamate/aspartate ABC transporter substrate-binding protein, whose amino-acid sequence MNFAKLATAMVAVGLLCGTAQAAEELTGTLKKIKDTGVITLGVRDSSIPFNYNLGGVRQVGYSYDINIKIVEAIKDKLKLPNLQVKEIPITSQNRIPLLQNGTIDIECGSTTNNLERQKQVSFTDTIFIIGTRIMVKKDGGIKDWADLKGKNVVTTAGTTSERLLRKMNDDQKLGMNIISTKDHGQSFLTLESGRAVAFMMDDALLYGERAKAKNPSDWIVVGKPQSREAYGCMIRKDDAPFKKVADGVIAGLMKDGSINTMYTKWFMQPVPPKGLNLDFPLSDDMKALFKNPNDKALD is encoded by the coding sequence ATGAATTTTGCCAAGTTGGCTACCGCGATGGTGGCGGTCGGTTTGCTGTGCGGTACGGCTCAGGCCGCTGAGGAACTGACGGGCACGCTCAAGAAGATCAAAGATACCGGCGTGATCACGCTTGGCGTGCGGGATTCTTCGATCCCCTTCAACTACAACCTGGGCGGCGTGCGCCAGGTCGGCTATTCCTACGACATCAACATCAAGATCGTCGAAGCCATCAAGGACAAGCTGAAGCTGCCGAACCTGCAGGTCAAGGAAATCCCGATCACCTCGCAGAACCGCATCCCCCTGCTGCAGAACGGCACCATCGATATCGAGTGCGGCTCGACCACCAATAACCTCGAGCGCCAGAAGCAGGTTTCGTTCACCGACACCATCTTCATCATCGGCACCCGCATCATGGTGAAGAAGGACGGCGGCATCAAGGACTGGGCCGACCTGAAGGGCAAGAACGTCGTCACCACCGCCGGCACCACGTCGGAGCGCCTGCTGCGCAAGATGAACGACGACCAGAAGCTGGGCATGAACATCATCAGCACCAAGGACCATGGCCAGTCGTTCCTGACGCTGGAGTCCGGCCGTGCGGTGGCCTTCATGATGGATGACGCGCTGCTGTATGGCGAGCGCGCCAAGGCCAAGAACCCGTCCGACTGGATCGTGGTCGGCAAGCCGCAGTCGCGCGAGGCCTACGGCTGCATGATCCGCAAGGATGACGCACCGTTCAAGAAGGTCGCCGACGGCGTGATCGCCGGCCTGATGAAGGACGGCAGCATCAACACGATGTACACCAAATGGTTCATGCAGCCGGTACCACCGAAGGGCCTGAACCTGGACTTCCCGCTGTCCGACGACATGAAGGCACTCTTCAAGAACCCGAACGACAAGGCACTTGACTGA
- a CDS encoding amino acid ABC transporter permease → MNYTWHWGVFLEQAAQNETYLDWMISGLKVTIALGLSSWIIALVIGSVLGVLRTVPNKLLAGIAATYVEIFRNIPLLVQLFIWYFVAPELLPGGETFKQMNPFAQQFLAAMLCLGTFTAARVCEQVRSGINSLPRGQKNAGLAMGFTLAQTYRYVLLPMSFRMIVPPLTSEFLNIFKNSAVASTIGLLELAAQGRQLVDYTARPYESFIAVTVMYALINLTVMLFMRWVEARTRVPGFISSK, encoded by the coding sequence ATGAACTACACATGGCATTGGGGAGTCTTCCTCGAGCAGGCCGCGCAGAACGAGACCTACCTGGACTGGATGATTTCCGGGCTGAAGGTCACGATCGCGCTGGGCCTGTCCTCGTGGATCATCGCTCTGGTCATCGGCTCCGTGCTCGGCGTGCTGCGCACGGTGCCGAACAAGCTGCTGGCCGGCATCGCGGCGACCTACGTCGAGATCTTCCGCAATATTCCGCTGCTGGTGCAGCTCTTCATCTGGTACTTCGTCGCGCCCGAACTGCTGCCCGGCGGTGAGACCTTCAAGCAGATGAATCCGTTCGCCCAGCAGTTCCTGGCGGCCATGCTCTGTCTGGGTACCTTTACTGCGGCGCGTGTCTGCGAACAGGTCCGCTCGGGCATCAATTCGCTGCCGCGCGGGCAGAAGAATGCCGGCCTGGCGATGGGCTTCACGCTGGCGCAGACCTACCGCTACGTGCTGCTGCCGATGTCCTTCCGCATGATCGTGCCGCCGCTGACCTCGGAATTCCTGAACATCTTCAAGAATTCCGCCGTGGCGTCGACCATCGGCCTGCTCGAGCTGGCCGCGCAGGGCCGCCAGCTGGTGGACTACACCGCGCGCCCGTATGAATCCTTCATCGCGGTGACGGTGATGTACGCGCTGATCAACCTGACCGTGATGCTGTTCATGCGCTGGGTCGAGGCCCGCACCCGCGTGCCCGGCTTCATCAGCAGCAAATAA
- the gltK gene encoding glutamate/aspartate ABC transporter permease GltK, translating to MAYQFDFSSINPESLSVLGEGMMLSLKITVTAVVVGIVWGTLLAMMRLSSVKPLSWFAKSYVTLFRSVPLVMVLLWFFLIIPQVLQKVFSLSAASDLRMTSALVAFSLFEAAYYSEIIRAGIQSVSRGQMFAAQALGMSYGQTMRLVILPQAFRNMVPLLLTQGIILFQDTSLVYVSALADFFGQAYGIGERDGRIVEMLLFAGLVYFVICFSASLLVRRYQKKVAV from the coding sequence ATGGCCTATCAATTCGACTTCTCCTCGATCAACCCCGAGTCGCTGTCCGTGCTCGGCGAGGGCATGATGCTGTCGCTGAAGATCACCGTCACCGCGGTGGTGGTCGGCATCGTCTGGGGCACGCTGCTGGCGATGATGCGGCTGTCGTCGGTCAAGCCGCTGAGCTGGTTCGCGAAGAGCTACGTGACCCTGTTCCGCTCAGTGCCGCTGGTGATGGTGCTGCTGTGGTTCTTCCTGATCATCCCGCAGGTGCTGCAGAAGGTGTTCAGCCTGTCGGCGGCCTCGGACCTGCGCATGACCTCGGCGCTGGTGGCGTTCTCGCTGTTCGAGGCGGCCTACTATTCCGAGATCATCCGCGCCGGCATCCAGAGCGTGTCGCGCGGCCAGATGTTCGCCGCGCAGGCGCTGGGCATGTCGTACGGGCAGACCATGCGGCTGGTGATCCTGCCGCAGGCCTTCCGCAATATGGTGCCGCTGCTGCTGACCCAGGGCATCATCCTGTTCCAGGACACCTCGCTGGTCTACGTCAGCGCGCTGGCCGACTTCTTCGGGCAGGCCTACGGCATCGGCGAACGTGACGGACGCATCGTCGAGATGCTGCTGTTCGCCGGCCTGGTCTATTTCGTGATCTGTTTCTCTGCCTCGCTGCTGGTCCGGCGCTATCAGAAAAAGGTGGCCGTATGA
- a CDS encoding amino acid ABC transporter ATP-binding protein, which produces MIEINNVSKWYGAFQVLTDCTTKVAKGEVVVVCGPSGSGKSTLIKTVNALEPFQKGDILVDGTSVGDPKTNLPKLRSRVGMVFQNFELFPHLSITDNLTIAQMKVLGRSKEEATAKGLKYLERVGLKSQAAKFPGQLSGGQQQRVAIARALSMDPICMLFDEPTSALDPEMVNEVLDVMVQLAQEGMTMMCVTHEMGFARKVANRVIFMDAGKIVEDCAKEEFFGNIEARSERARQFLSKILQH; this is translated from the coding sequence ATGATTGAAATCAACAACGTTTCCAAGTGGTATGGCGCCTTCCAGGTGCTGACCGACTGCACCACCAAGGTAGCCAAGGGCGAGGTGGTGGTGGTGTGCGGGCCGTCGGGCTCGGGCAAGTCCACGCTGATCAAGACCGTCAACGCGCTGGAACCCTTCCAGAAGGGCGACATCCTGGTCGACGGCACCTCGGTGGGCGATCCCAAGACCAACCTGCCCAAGCTGCGCTCGCGCGTCGGCATGGTGTTCCAGAACTTCGAGCTGTTCCCGCACCTGTCGATCACCGATAACCTGACCATCGCGCAGATGAAGGTGCTGGGCCGCTCCAAGGAAGAGGCTACCGCCAAGGGCCTGAAGTACCTGGAGCGGGTCGGCCTGAAGAGCCAGGCGGCCAAGTTCCCGGGCCAGCTCTCGGGCGGCCAGCAGCAGCGCGTGGCGATCGCGCGCGCGCTGTCGATGGATCCGATCTGCATGCTGTTCGACGAGCCCACCTCGGCGCTCGACCCGGAAATGGTCAACGAGGTGCTGGACGTGATGGTGCAGCTGGCGCAGGAAGGCATGACCATGATGTGCGTGACCCACGAGATGGGCTTCGCACGCAAGGTGGCCAACCGCGTGATCTTCATGGACGCCGGCAAGATCGTCGAGGACTGCGCCAAAGAGGAGTTCTTCGGCAATATCGAGGCGCGTTCCGAGCGCGCACGCCAGTTCCTGTCGAAGATCCTGCAGCACTGA
- a CDS encoding class II glutamine amidotransferase has protein sequence MCQLLGMNCATPTDVTFSFTGFAARGGVTDHHADGFGVAFFEDKACRLFIDNQSAGTSPVADLIKRYPIKSKNVISHIRKATQGTVLLENCHPFMRELWGRHWIFAHNGDLKGYHPFLSGVYQPVGDTDSELAFCALMQGLRKRFPGSQPPLNELCHALADITRDITLHGVFNYLLSNGQALFAHCSTRLYRLVRQWPFSTAHLIDADLSIDFAQVTTPEDRVAVIATAPLTDNETWTAFEPGELIMFENGLPTMTLSVPIPPEVQAKNAANTACT, from the coding sequence ATGTGCCAGCTGCTAGGCATGAACTGCGCCACGCCGACCGACGTGACGTTCTCCTTTACCGGTTTCGCCGCCCGCGGCGGCGTCACCGACCACCATGCCGACGGCTTCGGCGTGGCCTTCTTCGAAGACAAGGCCTGCCGCCTGTTCATCGACAACCAGTCGGCCGGCACCTCGCCGGTGGCCGACCTGATCAAGCGCTACCCGATCAAGTCGAAGAACGTCATCTCGCATATCCGCAAGGCGACCCAGGGCACCGTGCTGCTGGAAAACTGCCACCCCTTCATGCGCGAGCTGTGGGGCCGGCACTGGATCTTCGCCCACAACGGCGACCTGAAGGGCTACCACCCTTTCCTGTCCGGGGTCTACCAGCCGGTGGGCGACACCGACAGCGAACTCGCCTTCTGCGCCCTGATGCAGGGCCTGCGCAAGCGTTTCCCCGGCTCGCAGCCGCCGTTGAACGAGTTGTGCCACGCGCTCGCCGACATCACGCGCGACATCACCCTGCACGGCGTCTTCAATTACCTGCTGAGCAACGGCCAGGCCCTGTTCGCCCACTGTTCCACGCGCCTGTACCGTCTGGTGCGGCAGTGGCCCTTCTCCACCGCCCACCTGATCGACGCCGACCTGTCGATCGACTTCGCCCAGGTCACCACGCCGGAGGACCGCGTGGCGGTGATCGCCACCGCGCCGCTGACGGACAACGAGACCTGGACCGCCTTCGAACCGGGCGAGCTGATCATGTTCGAGAACGGCCTGCCGACCATGACGCTGTCGGTGCCGATCCCGCCCGAGGTGCAGGCCAAGAACGCGGCCAATACCGCCTGCACCTGA
- a CDS encoding tartrate dehydrogenase, protein MSQYKIAVIPGDGIGTEVMPEGIRVMDAAARRFGIDLQWDHFDFSSCDYYARHGKMLPDDWFDTLVKYDAIYFGAVGWPATVPDHVSLWGSLLQFRRAFDQYVNLRPVRLMPGIPCPLANRKPGDIDFYVVRENTEGEYSSIGGRMFPGTEREVVIQETVMSRIGVDRIQKFAFELAQKRPKKHLTSATKSNGISITMPYWDERVEAMAAGYPELKVDKYHIDILTAHFVLHPDWFDVVVASNLFGDILSDLGPACTGTIGVAPSANINPERTFPSLFEPVHGSAPDIAGRGIANPIGQIWCGAMMLEHLGHAEAGAAVLQAIESVLAAGPQHAPLTRDIGGTAGTADLGRAIAEAL, encoded by the coding sequence ATGAGCCAATACAAGATCGCCGTGATTCCCGGAGACGGAATCGGAACGGAAGTGATGCCCGAAGGCATCCGCGTGATGGACGCCGCCGCGCGTCGCTTCGGCATCGACCTGCAGTGGGACCACTTCGATTTCTCCAGCTGCGACTATTACGCCCGGCACGGCAAGATGCTGCCCGACGACTGGTTCGACACGCTGGTCAAGTACGACGCGATCTATTTCGGCGCCGTCGGCTGGCCTGCGACCGTGCCCGACCACGTCTCGCTGTGGGGCTCGCTGCTGCAGTTCCGGCGCGCCTTCGACCAGTACGTGAACCTGCGCCCGGTGCGGCTGATGCCCGGTATTCCTTGCCCGCTGGCCAATCGCAAGCCCGGCGACATCGACTTCTACGTGGTGCGCGAGAACACCGAGGGCGAGTATTCCAGCATCGGCGGTCGCATGTTCCCGGGCACCGAGCGCGAGGTGGTGATCCAGGAAACGGTGATGAGCCGGATCGGCGTCGACCGAATCCAGAAGTTCGCCTTCGAACTGGCGCAGAAGCGTCCTAAAAAGCACTTGACGTCGGCGACCAAGTCCAACGGCATCTCGATCACCATGCCCTACTGGGACGAGCGGGTCGAGGCGATGGCCGCCGGCTACCCGGAGTTGAAGGTCGACAAGTACCACATCGACATCCTGACGGCCCATTTCGTGCTGCACCCCGACTGGTTTGACGTGGTGGTGGCCAGCAACCTGTTCGGCGACATCCTGTCCGATCTCGGCCCGGCCTGCACCGGCACCATCGGCGTCGCGCCCTCGGCCAACATCAATCCCGAGCGCACCTTCCCGAGCCTGTTCGAGCCGGTGCACGGCTCCGCGCCGGACATTGCCGGGCGCGGCATCGCCAACCCGATCGGCCAGATCTGGTGCGGGGCGATGATGCTCGAGCACCTGGGCCATGCCGAGGCTGGGGCGGCGGTGCTGCAGGCCATCGAATCGGTGCTGGCGGCCGGTCCGCAACATGCGCCGCTGACGCGCGACATCGGCGGCACGGCGGGAACCGCCGATCTGGGCCGCGCGATCGCGGAGGCGCTGTGA
- a CDS encoding glycerate kinase type-2 family protein, whose translation MSGAAGTVPDPRALLLESFQAAVAAADPLQVVAAHLPPPHAGGRTLVVGAGKAAASMALAVERAYEGRAALEGLVVTRYAHGLPTRHIRVIEAGHPVPDEAGEQAAAEILARVQALGSDDRLVVLVSGGGSSLLSLPADGIAMADLKATTRELLRCGAPITDMNIVRKHLSRIQGGRLAQASRAPVTTLIVSDVAGDDPSAIASGPTVADPSTFGDALAILRRYGATVPAAVLQHLERGARGELAETPKPGDAVFARVDNRMIATAHGSLEAAAACFRAHGIQPVLLGDTVTGEAREVAQVYAALVREIRAYNAPFAAPVALISGGECTVTLPAGAKGARGGRCSEFLLSLVLELGGLADVHAIAADTDGIDGSEDNAGALAAPDSLARAEAAGVTARRQLDAHDAWGFFDAIGDLVVTGPTRTNVNDYRAILIV comes from the coding sequence GTGAGCGGCGCGGCCGGTACCGTGCCCGATCCGCGCGCGCTGTTGCTGGAAAGCTTCCAGGCGGCGGTGGCGGCGGCCGATCCGCTGCAGGTGGTGGCCGCGCACCTGCCGCCCCCGCATGCCGGCGGGCGCACCCTGGTGGTGGGCGCCGGCAAGGCCGCGGCTTCGATGGCGCTTGCGGTGGAGCGTGCCTACGAGGGGCGCGCGGCGCTGGAGGGACTGGTGGTCACGCGCTATGCGCATGGCCTGCCTACCCGGCATATCCGTGTGATCGAAGCCGGCCATCCGGTGCCCGACGAGGCCGGCGAGCAGGCCGCGGCGGAAATCCTCGCGCGGGTGCAGGCACTGGGTTCCGACGACCGCCTGGTGGTGCTGGTTTCCGGCGGTGGCTCCAGCCTCCTGTCCCTGCCGGCCGACGGCATTGCCATGGCCGATCTCAAGGCCACCACACGCGAGCTGCTGCGCTGCGGCGCGCCCATCACTGACATGAACATCGTGCGCAAGCACCTGTCGCGCATCCAGGGTGGGCGGCTGGCCCAGGCCAGCCGCGCGCCGGTCACCACGCTGATCGTTTCCGACGTGGCTGGCGACGATCCGAGCGCGATCGCCTCGGGGCCGACCGTGGCCGACCCGAGTACCTTCGGCGATGCCCTGGCCATCCTGCGGCGCTACGGCGCGACGGTGCCGGCGGCGGTGCTGCAGCATCTCGAACGCGGTGCGCGCGGTGAGCTGGCGGAGACGCCGAAGCCGGGCGACGCCGTCTTCGCGCGTGTGGACAACCGCATGATCGCCACCGCGCACGGCAGCCTCGAGGCGGCCGCCGCGTGCTTCCGCGCGCACGGCATCCAGCCGGTCCTGCTGGGCGATACGGTGACCGGTGAGGCACGCGAGGTGGCCCAGGTCTATGCCGCGCTGGTGCGCGAGATTCGGGCGTACAATGCGCCTTTCGCCGCGCCGGTGGCCCTGATTTCCGGCGGCGAATGCACCGTCACCCTGCCGGCCGGCGCCAAGGGCGCGCGCGGCGGCCGCTGCTCTGAGTTCCTGTTGTCGCTGGTGCTCGAGCTCGGCGGCCTGGCCGATGTGCATGCCATCGCCGCGGACACCGATGGTATCGACGGTTCCGAGGACAATGCCGGCGCGCTCGCCGCGCCGGACTCGCTGGCGCGGGCCGAGGCGGCCGGTGTGACGGCCCGGCGGCAGCTCGACGCGCATGACGCCTGGGGCTTCTTCGATGCCATCGGCGACCTCGTCGTGACCGGCCCCACGCGCACCAATGTGAACGACTACCGCGCTATCCTGATCGTCTAA